CGGCCGAGGACTGGGCTGCGGAGAGCCTGAGCCGGCAGTCCAGCCTGGACGATGACTGCGTGTTCCGCAGGGACGGCGCCGGGGCCGCGGGCAGGGCCTCGGTGCGGTGGCACCGCAGCAtcagcctggccagcagcagcgccagcctgGCCAGCAGCGGCTCCGCGTCCCCGCTCTGGGACAGCTTCGGCACCCTCCCGCGCAAGAGCCGCCGCGCCAGCGTGCGCAAACACCTCCTGAAATTCATCCCGGGCTTCCAGCGCGCCGTGGAGGAGGACGAAAGCCGGGTCTGATGTCGCAGTGTCACCCTCGACGGCCGGGGGCTGCCCCATGGGGCACACGGCGGTGGCACCGCGGGGCACTGCCCAGACAACAGCTCTGATCAGAGCCACACGGCTCTGgggttttaattattttcattttcaatCAGAGCACTCTGTGGACCTCTTCTTCATTAACGTGAAAAATGAGCGACTCCAAAATGCGAAGAACCTTTGCAGAACTTCCTCAGCGAACTTTACTGTTAATAACAGTTTTTAATTGAATGCGAAATTGATAGCTATTTATTTCCTGTTACCGGAGTCAGTGTCTTCCAAAGGTCTTTAATAAAATGAGTGCTTCTTCTAAAACCAGTTACAGAGTCCCATGGGAAGAGGATGGAGCCTGGAGTGTGTGGCAGAGAGAGCCTGGGCACGGTGCTCTGGAATGAAACTGCTCTGCCAGGTTTGCATCCCTTGTGCAAGCTCTGGGTGTGACAAGCCAGGGCTGGCCTGGTCTGGCCAGCTGCACCCTCTGCCAGCTGCTGATATCCCACGTCTTGCCAGGTGTCTCATTCCAGGGGATGTGGAAAGGACCCTCCTGAGGTGCacgtgtccccaggctgctctgcagagccccgAGGGGTGTCTGTGATGCTCCCGGAgcagctctgtctgtcctgcaggaGAGACCTCcctgaggcaggagagaaaggcagAGGGCTGTCCTGCAGGGACGGGCAGCATTGGTGGCACTGGCAGGGTGGTGACATCCCTAAGCAGGAGAGAAGAAGGGCacagggctgccctgcagggaCGGGCAGCATTGGTGGCACTGGCAGGGTGGTGACACCCAGTGACACCCCCGGGCTGCCGTGCTGGGACCCTGCCCACCAGTGCAGGAGCTGTCCCTTGGTCCCACGTTCCCCCTGCTCTCAGCACTCCACACCTGCTCACATTGATTTCCCCAGAAGCCGAGGCTTCAGGCAGCCAGGGTCACACAGAGCGTGTGTGGAGAGGGGATTAACAACCATGGGCACAGAGGTGAACAACAAGAGGTTTTTCGCTCCCTCTCAGCACACAGAAAATGCTGTTTGTTCAGCCCGAGCAGCCTAATGATGTTTTTCAAATACAACTGGAAGCACTTAAAATACAATTCAGGACCTCGTGTGACTCATTCATTCGCCCGTTGCCCGGGCAGCCTGTGCAGTTGTACCCtcaggtgctgctgtgccagggttcTCTGGGCTTCTCAGAGACCACAGGCTGAACCCAGCAGCTGCCCTGTGAGATGAGCTCCAAACAAACGCAATCTGTTCCCAAAACTGCTCTGATCCACCAGCGCTGCTGAGACAGAAGAGTCAGCACTGGCCTCTGCAATTTCTGTGGAGGGGATTAAACAGCTGGAAACATGGCGCGGCTCTGGGAAAGATGAAGGGCACTCAGGGGGCTGGGCACAGTCTGGGGCCTGGAGGGCACTTAGGAGAGGAGCTCCCATGGTGTGTACATGGGTGATGCCCTGTCCATGCTGCTGCACCGAGGGCCTGCAGTTCGGCCTGGGAGCCCCTGTGCTGTGGATCCAATATTATGGCCCATGATTTTCTGCCTCAAAACAGAGTTTTACTTTTCTTTGCTAGTATCACCagctgaaaggagaaaaaaaatctggttcTTTTCGGCCAAAATGTTGAGTTAAAGGCAGATGTGGGGGTGTGCAAAAGCACCAGGGGCAGAAAACCCAGAACATCTGGTGAGAGCCGTTGTAGGGCCCAAAGGGAATGGACAGCTCCAGCACTGAGAAAGGAACCCTGAGTATTGCAGCTTTACAGTCCAAAGGTGTGATTCCTTTAGCCATGAAAAGAATGAATTAATTTGCCACGGTTTGGGATGCAGGCACTCCCTGTGAGCGTGGCAATGCTGGGGGAGCCTGAGCACCCCACAGGCTGAGGCTGAAGGAGTGCAGCTCCCCAGCAGGGCGAGAGCACGGCCGGGCTGCCTCCGGACGGCAGCGACACGCTCTCACCGCAGTCACAAACAGGATGTGGGTGACAGCACCGggccctgctgagccccagcTGCGGGAGGAAGGAGCTCACGGGCCAGCCAAAGCACTCTGAAATAAAACCAACTGCAGCAGCTTTGAACAGGCGTTTCTCCTTGCAGGGAGCGCTCTGGGCGGGTcctgctgtgcctctgggtcgggggcagcagcagggtgggtgCGCAGGCAGCGTGGGACAGTGACAACacaagctggggctgggctctgcccctgcagcagcagagttCTCACTGGTCACAGGGGTGATCAcagagctcccagcagccagTGGATCTTTTCTCTGCTTATCCCCCTGGGGCTGAAAGGGTAACACAAGTTTACTGCAGAGTGCAGCTGGGTCCTCGACGAATGCAATTGGATTTTAAACTGAACATTTCAATTAATTTGATGGATGCTACAGAGCCTGACCTTCTCAGGGGACTTAACTGCTCAGCTGAGTGTTGCCCACTGGCCAGACCCTCCCATCAGATCCTGACTGTTGGGCTCTGTCAAGTCCCACACTCAGGGGTGTGGAGCTGCCTCTTGGGCTCCATCCTGCCCCACAGTCAGAGATGTGGTGCTGCCTCCCTGGCTCCATCCTGCCCCACATTCAGGGATGTGGTGCTGCATTTTGGGCTCCATCCTGTCGCATACTCAGGGATGTGGAGCTGCCTCTTGGGCTCCATCCTGTCGCACACTCAGGGATGTGGTGCTGCATTTTGGGCTCCATCCTGCCCCATGATGAGGGATGTGGTGCTGCCTCACAGACAGGGATGTGGAGCTGCCTTTTGAACTCCATCCCGCCCCACATTCAGGGATGTGGTGCTgggtccctcctgctgctctgctggttcCTGCAGCCCCCCGCTTCGCTCCCTTTCCCCGCGGCCGTGGGGCCCCGTTGCCCCGTTGCCCCGTTTCCCTGTCCCCGTTCCCCTGTTCCCCTGTGCTGGTCACACCCCGCTCTCGggctcagagcagggcacaggTGGCTCGAGGGCGGCTGAGCCTGGCCTGCTCGGGGGGATTCGCTCTTCATCCACAGACAGAGCCAGCACTGAGTCCCGGTGCTCCTGGCACGGACCAGCTGCTGTGAGTGGGGTCACACCCAGCCGTGGCTGTGCCACACCAGATTGGACAGAATAAaggtttttcatttttaaaagcttGAAGAGGCGGAAATCCACCCTGCgggggctgtgcagaaggaattgttccctgtccTTGAGGGGTGGTTTTGCCCAGCTGTTCACAAACAGCTGCCTGTGGTGGGAAGAACCCACAGCTGCCTTTTCCTTCTGCAATCCTGCAGCCCAAATGGCTCTGTGATCCTGTGACAATAGGAAGGAACCTTCTCCTCTCCAGTCACCAGACCTTGCTGGGtgctcagcctctcctcctgagGGCACCAACCCCTGCTCATTGTCAGCTCACATTCAAACCTTATCCTTCACTTTTCTTGGACAACGTTTTCCAGCAAAGGATGGCTTTTATAAATCAATCACaccaaattaattttaaaacaataATGAAAGCTTGTCGATTTAAAGACACAAGCTCAAAAGATGAATTGAAGCAGTGGAAAGTGTTTGGGTCCATTTCTAATCGGGGGCTGAACTTGACAAGAGGATTTCCAAACCCTAAAGCCCAAAGATACCAGAAATGCTGTATTGCACAAACACAGAATGTCATTCACAGCAGGAGATTACACTGTTATGTAAACCTGGCGTTGGCACCAGGGTTGACACGAGTTCAGCTGTGGTCAGAAATGCCCCCGTGCCGCTCGGGTGACTCTCCAGCTTCCCTCTGCAAACGTCCCTCTGAATCCTGCCAGCCTTAGGTGTGACTGAGAGTCACTGAGAGAACCATGGAATGtcttgggctgggagggaccttaaagctctccctgttccctgttccaccccctgccatggcacggacaccttccactgccccagggtgctccaagccctgtccagcctcgcctgggacactgccagggatccaggggcagccctgggCCCTCTGAGCAGTGCTGGCTGTCCAGGGTGTGTGGCCAGGCACACGTGGACACTGTGACACCGTGCTGTATGTGGGGCTGTGCCCGtcccactgctggggctgctccccagAGGGCAAAGTGCATCCATTGTGCCCCAGAGCATGGTGAGCTTCATCCATGGCAATGTTCATCCATGGTGAGCTTCATCCATGGCAATGTTCATCCATGGTGAGGTTCATCCACAGCAAGGTTCATCCATGGCGAGGCTCATCCATGGCAAGGTTCATCCATGATGAAGTCCATCCATTGTGAGCTCCATCCTTGGTGAGCTCCATCCATGACAAGATTCATCCATGGTGAGCTCCATCCATGGCGAGGCTCATCCATGGCAAGGTCCATCCATGGTGAATTCCATCCACAGTGAGGTTTATCCACAGCgagctccatccacagcgaggTTCCTCCATGGCGAGGTTCCTCCATGGCGAGGCTCATCCATGGTGAGGTCCATTCATGGTGAGGTTCATCCACAGCATGATTCATCCACAGCAAGCTCCATCCACAGCAAACTTCATCCATGGCGAGCTCCATCCATGGTGAGCTCCATCCATGGTGAGCTCCATCCATGGTGAGCTCCATCCACTGTGAGGTTCATCCATGGCGAGCTCCATCCACAGCAAGGTTCATCCCCAGTGAGGTTCCTCCATGGTGAGGTCCGTCCATGGCGAGCTTCAACCACAGTGAGGTTCCTCCACAGTGAGGTTCATCCACAGTGAGGTTCATCCACAGTGAGGTTCATCCATGGCGAGGTTCATCCATGGCTTCACCCGTGATGAGCTCCATCCATGGCGAGGTTCATCCACGGCCAGCTCCATCTGCCCCAAGGTTCATCCTTGGTGAGATTCATGCGCAGTAAGCTCCATCTATGGCAAGGTTCAGCTACAGTGTAGTTCATCCACAGCGTGGTTTATCCACAGCGAGCTCCATCCCTGGTGAGCTCCATCCCTGGTGAGCTCCATCCACGGCGCGGCTGCCGTCGCAAACCCGCTGGGGAATGTTAAGCGGGTTAGGTGGCAGGCTGGGGAAGGTGGTCACCCTCCGGGGATTAGGGGTCAGAACAAAGGCTGTCCCTGTGGCCAGCGGGCACACAAAGAGCCATTGTGCCCGAGCACAAGCTCCTGTTTATTCCCGCGGGGCTGACATGCCCGCAGCCCCGCTCTCCAGGCTGGCACAAAAGCTTCCTTGCTCCAGATTGTTTGTTTATGTAAATCATAATGGTGCATTTAATTATGCAACGGGCAGAGCCCGGCGCCGAGGGCGGCGCTGATTGGGCTGGCGGGCGCCGGGCACGGCGGACGGTGCGGGCTGGGCGCGGGACGCCGGGGCCACTGGCGCAGGGCACAgagcggggcccggcccggcacggcccggcacggcctcAGCATGACAGAGGAGGCGCCCGCAGCTGCCACCATGCCGGCGTGCAACGGGAGCCTTCCCCCGCCGGGGAAGGACGGCCCGCTCCAGGGCATCGGCGGCCTCCAAGAAACCGCAAAATCTCTCGGGACGGTCCCGTACGCAAATGCTGAAACGAGCCCTGACACTTCACCCGAACAGGAAAATCTGGAGGAAAATAGAAATTCACTGCCAGAGGTCGCCACTCCTGAGAATTTTGCTGCAGAGCAGCGATGCCAAGGTATCGTACGGGGCTGCCTGTCTCTAGGTGTTGGGAGAGAAAAGTTCTGCTTTATCTATAGCCTGATGAATAAGGGGATGTGCTGAGTGTTCGCCAAAATTCCCAGTCTGTGGTAGCTGTAAGAGTGACTTGGAGTATTTCGGAATCTGGGACACATTTGAGGGATGCAATGAAAAGAGCACAACTAAAGAAATGAGCAATTCTAAATCTGCTCTGAAAACCTGCTGATCTGCAGCCATTAAAACCTGATTGCCATCACTAATTGCTCCACCAGCCCATGTCTTGTGCTTTGTGTTTCCAAAGAAAAGCGAGAGGAGAGCGCTGGGACACCGCAGCGGGGACCAGCGGATATCCAGGACACAGGGACCACTGGCCAGGGATCAGGGGAAGGTAATGCACAATGCCGCCCAATGCGGGGTTCCGCTGGTGTGTAGCACAGAGACAGTGGATGCAGGtggttattattttatttcaattgGGTCAGACCCTTCTATTCCAGGGAGCAGTGACTCATCTCTCACCTGTGAGTTGCTGCACCTTAGAAACCAGAGCTGGTATCTTCCTGCCAGAGTTTTACATGTGTCATGGGCCGTGGGGCATCCAAGCACCGCGGGGCCTCCAGGCAGGAGGTTCCAACAGCCTCATGGGCATGGGAGATTCTCTGTCTTCTGCTCCATGCTCAGAGGAAACCTCGTGAGGCTGCAGGTGCTCACAAAACCCAAATTATTTTCCTGCCAGATTCACCAAGTGTTGAATCCCCCGATGCCCAGGCATCCACATAAAATAGCTCTCCTAAACACCTGTTCCTGGGTGTTGCTGTGCTCATTTCCGGGTGAAAATGGTGGAAatgagcaggagccagggctggagcctcAGGCACCTCCTGTGGTGATCAGAGCTGCAGGGGGGCCACTGCCCGTCCTGTCAGGAGCTAAAAATGCACTGAGTGTATACAGAAATGAACATATTTATTTCACCATGCAGACTGCAGCCGCTTCTCCAAAGGAGGAGTATTTCATGGTGTGTTACTGGAGGAGAACAGCCCTGTCTCTCCAAGGGGGGCTCTGGGCATTATTCCTTTCTCATCTCCCACCACAAGGCTCCTCCTTGTCTGGGAGGACACTTTGGGACAAGGGTggctgcaccaggagctgctggtgatGCTCTCTGAGCTTTGAAGTGGGCTCTAAatgagccaggggctgtgccctgcaaGCAAATCCTGCTTCCattaacaaaaggaaaaatatccTGAACATTTGTCATGGCCAAATTAATATTTCATAGCAACTGCCTAGGCTGTGAGGAGGTGAACAGTGGTGGAGGCTTTCCCATTTAGAGCTGACATCCATATTCCAGCTGTGCTGCTTTAGGAGCACACAATAAAACCTATTAAAGGATCTCTCCTGGGCCCCCTGCACCCGCCCTGCAACCACAGCGCTTTATCTCCAAATTGCAGGCAGCTTTTTAGTACCCGACCAATTTAGTCTAATTAATACTCTGGACCCCACAGGCAAAACCTTGAATAGACCATTTGTTTCGACACTAAAGCATAATTAACCGCAGAGACATGCCAAACAGGGCAAATGGGAGATGGccatggcagcagggagggacacatcccatgggcacagctgggcactgcaTCCACAGtggctcccttcccttcccttcccttcccttcccttcccttcccttcccttccttcccttcccttcccttcccttcccttcccttcccttcccttcccttccttcccttcccttcccttcccttcccttcccttcccttcccttccttcccttcccttcccttcccttcccttcccttcccttcccttcccttcccttcccttcccttcccttcccttcccttcccttcccttcccttcccttcccttcccttcccttccctgggatgggataatgggatgggatgggatgggatgggatgggttgggatgggatgggatgggatgggatgggatgagagctgtccccaggtgttggGGTCCGGCGTGGCCCCGTGTCTCCCCGAATGGCGAGTCTGGGGTAGGAGCGGTAGAGTCGCAGCCGCCGTGTCCCCCGTGTCGCGCAGGGCCGGGTGGCACTGAGGGGACCGGCACGGCGGGGACGGGCACGGAGGGGACAAGCACGGCGGGGACAAGCGCGGCTGGGACGGGCACGGAGGGGACAAGCACGGCGGGGACAAGCGCGGCTGGGACGGGCACGGCGGGGACGAGCACGGCGGGGACAAGCGCGGCGCCCGCAGCCGGCTGGGAGGCACCGgagagcccggcgggcagcgccgAGCCCCGAGGGAACGCGGCCGGGAGgcggaggaggacgaggaggatgaggatgacacGGAGGAGGACGAGGTGCAGGTGATGGAGATGAAGAAGGAGAGCAGCGCGGCGCCCCGGCCGCCGCAGCGGGACCAGCCGCCCTCGcccccgggcagccccggccGCAACTCCCCGCTGGAGAAGGCGGGGGAGCCGCCCGCGCTGGCAAGAAGAACGACATCTCCCGACACAGCTACTCCCGGTACAACACAATCTCCTACCGGAGGATCCGCAAAGGAAACACCAAACAGCGCATCGACGAGTTCGAGTCCATGATGCACTTGTGAACTGAGGGGGAGCGCCTCACGCACCgagccctggctctgggcttggctttgctttgctcCCCCAAACGTGTCTCTTCACACAGCACAAGGtcactgcttttcttctttttgtacaTGATTTATAATACACTGTGAAATTTTAACACCTTGGCTTTGACGGGGGCGGAGGCATCCGTAGCGCAGGAAAATAAATAATCAGTTTGCTAAATGCACACCCACTGGATGTTCAGGGTATCCTCCTTTCTCCCTCTGCCTTTGTACCGCGTTACTGTAACCCAGTGCTACCGGTCAGACTCTCTCAGGTGTCCTCATTTTCATCCCAAGTTTAGGTGCAAAATCTTAAAGATTATTTTGTCAAAACCAGGTGAGTTTTAATCCATTATTTTTGTCTCACCTGGACATTACCCTTCTCCATTTTGAAAGACCTTTGTGTAAGCACCATGCAGTGGTGCCAATATTTTAGAACTGTTTTACTCTAGATTTGTCTGGAGTTGGGACTCAGCTTTGTACTTGTCATCCCAGAAAACATCTGGGAAAGCTGAGGACTGCTGGCAAGGGAGAGGAGGCAAGGAAGGAGCTATCCAGGGCCTCCTGCAGCCATAAGTGCCTTTTAAAGGATTAGTTTTACATCTCCAGCAGCACTGAATATCGCTTTGGCTTTTCTTGTTCTACATAAAGGCAATTATTTATTGGCGTCGTGAAAATAATACGGCGCAATTCTGCATTGTGCCGGCAGACATAGCCCTCATTGTGCCATTCACACTTGTTTGTTTGCTCCCTGGCCCGGGCAAGTTCTGAGCTGTGCTTGTACCAACCTATACTGGGGGTCTGTtccctctgccagctgccctggggTGGCACGGCCCCTTGGGGACACggctgtgctgctccagccagggccaccacagggctggcacagcccgggacaggggaggggacccTGCCACGACAGGGAGATGTCGTGCACCGGGATGGGCTTTGGGTCCCTTCTAACCCCAAACCACTCCGATTCTATGGGTGTCTGTGACCATTCCCGGCGCTTTGGGGGGAAAGGCCGCCCAAGGCTTTGAGAGCCTTGGCTGGCTTTTGCCGTCCGTGCAGAGCAGCGCTCGCTCGCCGAGGAGCGCAGCGCCCTCTCCCGCTCTCCTGGGTGGAAAAAGTGAAAAACTGAAAGCGCTGCGATGCTCGGGGGGCCGGAGAGCCCTGCTCACCTGGCCTGGCCCCGGGAGCGTGTGGTGTGAGCAGCCAGGGGTTAACaggcaggggatgggcagggatggggggctGGAGCTCTGGCATACCCGGGGGCACagggtgggacaggtgaggagcCGGGCAGGTGCGGAGCCGGGCAGGTGAGGAGCCggagctctggcacagggtgggacaggtgaggagcCGGGCAGGTGAGGAGGTggagctctggcacagggtgggacaggtgaggagcCGGGCAGGTGAGGAGCCggagctctggcacagggtgggacaggtgaggagccgggcaggtgaggagctggagccctggcacagggtgggacaggtgaggagccgggcaggtgaggagctggagctctggcacagggtgggacaggtgaggagcagggcaggtgaggagctggagctctggcacagggtgggacaggtgaggagctggagctctggcacagggtgggacaggtgaggagctgcctgcactgccctgagggcacacacagggatCTGGGCACTGTCCCTTGCAGCAGAGGCACCTGGAGGCAGGTGCTGGTCAGGCCATGGCAGCCACAGCCCCAAAATCCTTTCTCTCCATTTCTGCTGAGCTGGACCGGGCTGACGGCAGGTGAGTAAGGGGTGTGTCGGTGACAGGGGACAGGTGACAAGTGACAATTGTCGTGACACCTGCAGCGGCTGTGGCTGCAAGAACCAGCTCAGCTATTGCCCTTCCCTGCACGGagagaggagccagcaggccagAATGCAGGGAATTGGTGCTTTGGGGCTCCTCCTGGGGCCTTGCTTTACGGCTCAGCCTGGCACTAACTCGGGGGGAGCCCCTCGAGAGGGCCCGGGCTGGGCAGATCGAACACTCTGCGCTCAGAGGGAGCAGCTCCCTTTGCTTCATTTACTGCTTTTTTATTTAACAATTCAGCACCGGGGACGGCAGGGCCTCCTGTCCCCACCCCACGCAGGTGTGTCCCCACGCTGGtgctccccagctctgctgctcctggagccCAGCCCGGGCTGTGTAGGGGTGGTGGCacggctgtgcctgctgcagcgACGCTCTCATTTCTGCAGCGATGCTCTCGCTTCTGGAAGACTGGGCTGACTGGTGCCCTGGGAGTGGTCCCAGCACGGAGCAGGGGCCCAGCTCAGTGG
The sequence above is a segment of the Melospiza melodia melodia isolate bMelMel2 chromosome 8, bMelMel2.pri, whole genome shotgun sequence genome. Coding sequences within it:
- the ERMN gene encoding LOW QUALITY PROTEIN: ermin (The sequence of the model RefSeq protein was modified relative to this genomic sequence to represent the inferred CDS: inserted 1 base in 1 codon), whose amino-acid sequence is MTEEAPAAATMPACNGSLPPPGKDGPLQGIGGLQETAKSLGTVPYANAETSPDTSPEQENLEENRNSLPEVATPENFAAEQRCQEKREESAGTPQRGPADIQDTGTTGQGSGEGPGGTEGTGTAGTGTEGTSTAGTSAAGTGTEGTSTHGGDKRGARSRLGGTGEPGGQRRAPRERGREAEEDEEDEDDTEEDEVQVMEMKKESSAAPRPPQRDQPPSPPGSPGRNSPLEKAGEPPAXGKKNDISRHSYSRYNTISYRRIRKGNTKQRIDEFESMMHL